From the genome of Pseudomonas sp. gcc21, one region includes:
- a CDS encoding 2-dehydropantoate 2-reductase — MIHLLGAGSLGLLWAARLARADKPCRLILRDAAALNAWQTRHQMVGLTDGAQHYELKVPAELATAGELIDLLIVATKAYSAQTALASVAPRLKPGAQILMLQNGLGSQQAARQAYPAQRVLYASVTDGALIASPAQVVWAGKGVNRIGDPAGGAAPSWLVDLNAAAIESQWEPDIEQVLWQKLAINCAINPFTVLYDCPNGEVPLHAGAQLDQLIPELQQLLAVYSARVELDQLETTIRQVINSTAANSSSMRQDVHNGRRTEIDFILGYAVRQARKAGLQLPTLERLHTNLRTRLIALGLPPD, encoded by the coding sequence ATGATTCACCTGCTAGGTGCTGGAAGCCTCGGCCTGTTATGGGCCGCTCGCCTGGCCCGGGCCGACAAGCCCTGCCGCCTGATTCTGCGAGATGCCGCTGCACTGAATGCGTGGCAAACACGGCACCAGATGGTCGGGCTCACCGACGGAGCGCAGCATTACGAGCTCAAGGTACCGGCCGAGCTGGCCACGGCTGGCGAACTGATAGACCTCCTCATCGTCGCAACCAAAGCCTATTCCGCGCAGACAGCGCTGGCCAGTGTCGCTCCACGCCTCAAGCCCGGCGCACAGATCCTCATGCTGCAAAATGGACTCGGTAGCCAACAGGCCGCCCGCCAGGCCTATCCAGCACAGCGTGTTCTTTACGCAAGCGTCACCGATGGAGCCTTGATTGCCAGCCCCGCTCAGGTTGTCTGGGCCGGCAAAGGCGTTAACCGGATTGGCGATCCCGCCGGCGGGGCTGCGCCGAGCTGGCTGGTGGATCTGAACGCGGCGGCGATTGAATCGCAGTGGGAGCCTGACATCGAGCAAGTACTCTGGCAGAAGCTTGCAATCAACTGCGCAATCAACCCTTTCACAGTGCTGTACGACTGCCCCAACGGCGAGGTACCGCTCCATGCAGGCGCGCAGCTCGACCAGCTCATTCCCGAATTACAGCAGTTGCTGGCTGTCTACAGCGCACGTGTTGAGCTCGATCAGCTGGAGACTACAATTCGCCAGGTAATAAACAGCACTGCAGCCAACAGCTCATCCATGCGACAGGACGTCCATAACGGTCGACGAACCGAGATCGATTTCATCCTTGGCTACGCCGTGCGCCAGGCCCGCAAGGCCGGTCTGCAGCTGCCCACCCTTGAACGGCTCCACACCAACTTGCGCACCCGACTGATTGCGCTCGGCTTGCCGCCGGATTGA
- a CDS encoding TRAP transporter large permease subunit, which yields MSIEALTLLFFGALLLGIFMGIPLVFVLGGVSVIFLYFTWGIDSFYMVASQIYGTMGSFTLVAIPLFVFMAMILERTGVARDLYRMMHLWCGGMRGGLAVGTLGICAVFAAMVGISGAAVVAMGTIALPSMLERGYDKRMVLGVINTGGGWGVLIPPSIMMILYALISGVSVGKMFAAGILPGLVLITVTVLYVLIRCYLQPHLAPALPASERGSWPEKFRAVRSVLLPVMVVVMVMGSIIGGLTTPTEAAAMGVLGALISAAVYRQLNFNLIREASIRTFKLTGMIVWILFAAHAFSSAYQSMGAHQLIETFMHMIPGGPWGIIIAMMVIVFLLGMVLDPVGIMLITLPVFLPIVDSLGFDPIWFGILFVINMEIGYMTPPFGFNLFYLKGIVPPGITMKDIYSSVIPFVLVQIVGLIILMIFPDIVTFLPNLWF from the coding sequence GTGAGTATTGAAGCCCTGACTCTATTGTTCTTCGGTGCGTTGCTGCTGGGTATTTTCATGGGCATCCCGCTGGTATTCGTACTTGGCGGCGTCTCCGTTATCTTTCTGTATTTCACCTGGGGCATCGATTCCTTTTACATGGTGGCGTCGCAGATCTACGGCACCATGGGCAGCTTCACGCTGGTTGCGATTCCCTTGTTTGTCTTCATGGCCATGATTCTCGAACGAACCGGCGTAGCCCGTGACCTCTACCGCATGATGCACCTGTGGTGCGGCGGTATGCGAGGCGGACTGGCCGTCGGTACGCTTGGGATCTGTGCGGTGTTCGCCGCCATGGTGGGTATCAGTGGTGCCGCGGTGGTGGCCATGGGCACCATCGCCCTGCCCTCGATGCTGGAGCGTGGCTACGACAAGCGCATGGTGCTCGGTGTGATCAACACCGGTGGCGGCTGGGGCGTATTGATCCCGCCCAGCATCATGATGATCCTTTACGCGCTGATCTCCGGTGTGTCGGTAGGCAAGATGTTCGCGGCAGGGATATTGCCCGGACTGGTACTGATTACCGTCACGGTGCTCTACGTTCTGATCCGCTGCTATCTCCAGCCGCACCTGGCACCGGCACTGCCAGCCTCGGAACGCGGCAGCTGGCCTGAAAAGTTCAGGGCGGTGCGCTCGGTATTGCTGCCGGTCATGGTTGTCGTGATGGTGATGGGTTCCATCATCGGCGGCCTGACCACGCCGACCGAAGCGGCCGCCATGGGTGTGTTGGGTGCGCTGATTTCAGCGGCAGTCTATCGCCAGCTGAACTTCAACCTGATCCGTGAAGCCTCGATCCGCACCTTCAAACTGACCGGCATGATCGTCTGGATTCTGTTTGCGGCGCATGCCTTCAGCTCGGCTTATCAGAGCATGGGCGCGCACCAGCTGATCGAAACCTTCATGCACATGATTCCAGGCGGCCCCTGGGGCATCATCATTGCCATGATGGTGATCGTGTTCCTGCTGGGGATGGTGCTTGATCCCGTAGGCATCATGCTGATCACTCTGCCGGTGTTCCTGCCGATTGTGGACTCACTGGGTTTCGATCCGATCTGGTTCGGTATCCTGTTCGTGATCAACATGGAAATCGGGTACATGACGCCACCCTTCGGCTTCAACCTGTTCTATCTCAAGGGCATCGTACCGCCGGGCATTACCATGAAGGACATCTATAGCTCGGTTATTCCATTCGTGCTGGTGCAGATCGTGGGCCTGATCATCCTGATGATCTTCCCTGACATCGTGACCTTCCTGCCGAATCTCTGGTTCTAA
- a CDS encoding MGMT family protein, translating into MNENRLPANSINGNPAEEFLTARQNFWQILATVPPGRVTSYGRLAQLAGLGRGARVVARWLAQLPEGSSLPWHRVVNSRGQLSLSPESAAGAEQRRRLLGEGVLIVNHRVNMAHFGWPGSPEQPPDQSQELHE; encoded by the coding sequence ATGAATGAGAACCGATTGCCAGCGAACTCGATCAACGGAAATCCCGCTGAGGAGTTCCTCACAGCCCGTCAAAATTTCTGGCAGATACTTGCCACAGTCCCGCCTGGGCGCGTCACCAGCTATGGACGACTGGCCCAGCTTGCCGGCCTGGGTCGAGGAGCCCGTGTGGTCGCCCGCTGGCTGGCGCAACTGCCGGAAGGCAGCAGTCTGCCGTGGCACAGGGTAGTCAACAGTCGAGGCCAACTGTCACTATCGCCCGAGTCTGCGGCGGGCGCCGAGCAACGACGACGTTTGCTCGGTGAAGGCGTGCTGATCGTCAATCACAGGGTTAACATGGCACACTTTGGCTGGCCTGGGTCACCTGAACAGCCACCCGACCAATCACAGGAATTGCATGAGTAA
- a CDS encoding MFS transporter — MSNHPAEHTEPAREGLRVYLKPRVIGMLFLGFSAGLPLLLVGGTFSAWLKDIGVELAAIGFLSWVGMAHSIKVLWAPFIDRAAIPLLTDWFGRRRAWMLLAQCIIAAGLFGMAITDPRENLQFVALCAVLVAFGSATQDVAIDAYRVEAEAKHRQAAMAATYVTGYRVALLIAGAGALHLANLDSWTLAYGGMALLMGVGMITTLVIAEPDVEVTQSTYALEQRVQDYLASTGHQGWRRDLTAWFIGAMVCPFAEFFQRYGKVALLILAFIATFRISDIFMGVMANPFYLDLGFSKAEIANIAAAFGLGMTLLGAALGGLLVARYGIAPIMLLTAFMAPATNLTFAWLAFIGPETYGLVLAIIADNITGGLAVSVFIAYLSSLTNTAYTATQYALFSSLMTLPGQFAAGFTGLLAANVGWVSFFVLTAFTGVPAIILAALLIRKAHPDKLRRPGID; from the coding sequence ATGAGTAATCACCCGGCTGAGCATACCGAGCCCGCACGCGAAGGTTTGCGCGTTTACCTCAAACCACGCGTCATTGGCATGTTGTTCCTCGGCTTCTCCGCCGGCCTCCCCTTACTGCTGGTCGGTGGCACCTTCAGCGCCTGGCTGAAAGACATCGGCGTGGAGCTGGCGGCCATCGGCTTTCTGAGCTGGGTCGGCATGGCCCACTCCATCAAGGTGCTCTGGGCGCCTTTTATAGACCGCGCTGCGATCCCGTTGCTGACGGATTGGTTCGGCCGGCGCCGCGCGTGGATGCTACTGGCGCAGTGCATCATTGCCGCCGGATTGTTCGGCATGGCCATCACCGACCCGCGCGAGAACCTGCAGTTCGTTGCGCTTTGCGCGGTATTGGTCGCGTTCGGCTCGGCTACTCAGGACGTCGCCATCGATGCTTACCGCGTCGAGGCCGAAGCCAAACATCGCCAGGCAGCAATGGCGGCGACATACGTGACCGGGTATCGCGTTGCGCTGTTGATCGCCGGCGCCGGCGCCCTGCATCTGGCCAATCTGGATAGCTGGACGCTCGCCTATGGCGGAATGGCCTTACTGATGGGCGTCGGGATGATCACTACGCTGGTGATCGCCGAGCCTGATGTCGAGGTTACGCAAAGCACTTATGCACTGGAGCAACGCGTGCAGGATTACTTGGCCAGCACCGGACATCAGGGCTGGCGACGCGACCTGACAGCCTGGTTCATAGGCGCGATGGTTTGCCCTTTCGCTGAGTTTTTCCAGCGCTACGGGAAGGTCGCCTTATTGATATTGGCGTTCATCGCCACCTTTCGCATCAGCGATATATTCATGGGTGTCATGGCGAACCCGTTCTATCTGGATCTGGGGTTCAGCAAGGCGGAAATAGCCAATATTGCCGCCGCCTTCGGCCTGGGCATGACGTTACTGGGCGCAGCTCTGGGTGGCTTGCTGGTCGCTCGCTATGGCATAGCTCCGATCATGCTGTTGACTGCATTCATGGCGCCAGCGACCAATCTGACCTTTGCCTGGCTGGCATTCATCGGGCCGGAGACCTATGGGCTGGTGTTGGCGATCATCGCCGACAATATTACGGGAGGGCTGGCTGTGTCGGTATTCATCGCGTATCTGTCGAGCCTGACCAACACTGCCTATACGGCTACACAATACGCGCTGTTCAGCTCGCTGATGACACTGCCCGGGCAGTTCGCGGCAGGTTTTACCGGCTTGCTGGCGGCAAACGTCGGCTGGGTGAGCTTCTTCGTATTGACCGCATTCACAGGCGTACCGGCGATTATTTTGGCTGCATTACTGATCAGAAAAGCACACCCGGACAAGCTCCGCCGCCCCGGAATTGATTAA
- a CDS encoding SDR family oxidoreductase yields MQLKDSVIIVTGGGQGLGRAMAEYLASQGARLALVDLGQERLDEAVAACKTAGGDARGYVCNVANEDQVSDMVNQVATDFGTINGLINNAGILRDGLLLKQKDGEIQKMSLTQWQSVIDVNLTGVFLSTREVAAKMIELGSKGLIINISSISRAGNVGQTNYSAAKAGVAAMTVGWAKELARYGIRVAGIAPGFIETEMTGSMKPEALEKMTAGIPLKRMGQPQEIAHSAAYLFENDYFTGRILELDGGLRL; encoded by the coding sequence ATGCAATTGAAAGACAGCGTTATTATCGTCACCGGTGGCGGTCAGGGTCTTGGTCGCGCAATGGCCGAATACCTGGCATCACAGGGCGCACGGCTGGCTCTGGTCGATCTCGGTCAGGAGCGCTTGGACGAAGCAGTCGCTGCTTGTAAAACCGCAGGCGGGGACGCCCGCGGATATGTCTGCAATGTCGCCAACGAAGACCAGGTCAGTGACATGGTGAATCAGGTCGCAACCGACTTTGGCACCATCAATGGCTTGATTAACAACGCGGGCATTCTGCGTGACGGTCTCCTGCTCAAGCAGAAAGACGGCGAAATTCAGAAGATGAGCCTGACTCAGTGGCAGTCGGTTATCGATGTCAACCTGACCGGCGTATTCCTGAGCACTCGCGAGGTCGCGGCCAAGATGATCGAACTTGGCAGCAAGGGTCTGATTATCAATATCTCGTCCATCTCACGGGCGGGCAATGTCGGCCAGACCAACTACTCCGCCGCCAAGGCTGGCGTGGCTGCCATGACCGTCGGCTGGGCGAAGGAACTGGCCCGGTATGGCATCCGCGTAGCAGGCATTGCTCCCGGATTCATCGAAACCGAGATGACCGGCAGCATGAAGCCGGAAGCCCTGGAAAAGATGACCGCAGGCATCCCACTCAAGCGCATGGGTCAGCCCCAGGAAATCGCCCACTCCGCGGCCTATCTGTTCGAGAATGATTACTTCACCGGTCGCATTCTTGAGCTGGACGGCGGACTGCGTCTCTAA
- a CDS encoding response regulator: MPNPQLSIMVVDDTKFSSAVIGHALTQAGYVDIRYANSAVDALAMHEQTPASVMIADWLMPQMDGLELTTRIRQVDEQTSHYTYVILLTAREGDNVLGQAFDRGVDDFISKSAMNEQLLPRIYAADRISQLINRLLEENRLMADNNAELEAHNLIDPQTALGNRRYLLRRLTDAIRNVDSRGGACCLVILGVQNLEEMHKQHGETVKHELLKGIARRLQQLVRPADVIARVGDNTFAVVTLVDDPSECKPNSFRRLHDGLNLKAFKTTEGYLSVRAGMALGSVTADQAMPEPEQLFETVEQHLDDAYATNLITEVRRTTPI, from the coding sequence ATGCCCAATCCGCAACTCAGCATTATGGTGGTGGACGATACCAAGTTCAGCAGTGCCGTCATAGGCCACGCCCTCACCCAGGCCGGGTATGTCGATATTCGCTACGCCAATTCAGCAGTGGACGCGCTGGCAATGCATGAACAAACCCCTGCAAGCGTCATGATTGCGGATTGGCTGATGCCGCAGATGGACGGGCTGGAGCTGACTACCCGTATCCGCCAGGTTGATGAACAGACCAGCCACTACACCTATGTGATTCTGCTGACTGCGCGCGAAGGCGATAATGTTCTGGGCCAGGCCTTTGACCGCGGCGTGGACGATTTCATTAGCAAGTCCGCCATGAACGAGCAACTTCTGCCACGCATCTACGCCGCTGACCGTATCTCGCAGTTGATCAACCGTCTGCTCGAAGAAAACCGGTTGATGGCAGACAACAACGCTGAACTGGAAGCACATAACCTTATCGATCCCCAGACCGCGCTGGGTAACCGCCGCTATCTGCTGCGCCGTCTGACCGATGCCATTCGCAACGTCGATTCGCGTGGCGGGGCCTGCTGCCTGGTCATTCTTGGCGTGCAGAATCTTGAAGAGATGCACAAACAGCACGGTGAGACCGTCAAGCACGAACTGCTCAAGGGAATCGCCAGACGATTACAGCAACTGGTCCGGCCGGCGGATGTTATCGCGCGGGTAGGCGATAACACTTTTGCCGTGGTTACGCTGGTTGACGATCCAAGCGAATGCAAACCCAACAGCTTCAGACGGCTGCACGACGGGCTCAATCTCAAGGCATTCAAAACAACCGAAGGTTACCTCAGTGTACGCGCCGGTATGGCCCTGGGATCGGTTACAGCTGATCAGGCCATGCCTGAACCGGAACAGCTCTTCGAGACCGTCGAGCAGCATCTGGACGATGCTTACGCCACCAACCTGATCACGGAAGTCAGACGTACCACGCCGATCTAG
- a CDS encoding DcaP family trimeric outer membrane transporter gives MKTTKALFATNPLAKAIACLSVPVMLLGAAPAMAQNSEIEELRRQLKALEARIEQSTARAEADAAQAREEAAQARAEAREAREQLAGSRAAPRSEPVKADSDYIVRDGKGIKIGNTTVTVSGFIKADAVVGSGGDGSANNRTLGQAANFATFAASDNADEWRFGSSIRESRIALGTRTADVNGHDLITHLEMDFHGSEDGANEFVSNSYNPRIRLAYAQWADWTVGQDVTTFTELAALPEILNQGKMAAFIYTRQPLLRYGMDIPGGRLSAAIENPEDGGNDQAYPDVVLRYQHKNDYGVFSLSGMARTLEKDSVDDRSLQGAVSLAARIPTVGKDNLRLQYSYGALGRYAGLRTFADVLNTDTTVGGVITEDGELTTAVSYGATVAYQRHWTPKWRSNLSLSQLEMVTDTDAAELGRYFDRSTSAHLNLLYQATNNITLGLEYAYWDFGIISDSGSNQYEQLMASAKFNY, from the coding sequence ATGAAAACAACAAAGGCGCTGTTCGCCACGAACCCATTGGCAAAAGCTATTGCCTGCTTGAGTGTTCCGGTCATGCTGCTGGGCGCTGCCCCGGCAATGGCACAGAATTCAGAAATCGAGGAACTACGTCGTCAGCTCAAGGCACTGGAAGCGCGCATTGAGCAAAGCACCGCACGTGCCGAAGCTGACGCTGCTCAGGCGCGGGAAGAGGCCGCTCAGGCACGTGCCGAAGCGCGCGAGGCCCGTGAGCAGCTGGCAGGCAGCCGTGCTGCGCCACGCAGCGAGCCGGTCAAGGCAGACTCTGACTACATCGTGCGCGATGGCAAAGGCATCAAGATCGGCAACACGACAGTGACAGTTAGCGGCTTCATCAAGGCCGACGCAGTGGTCGGCTCCGGTGGTGACGGCAGTGCCAACAACCGTACGCTGGGCCAGGCTGCCAATTTCGCGACCTTCGCAGCCTCGGATAATGCAGATGAATGGCGGTTTGGCTCCAGTATCCGTGAGAGCCGTATTGCTCTGGGCACGCGCACTGCGGACGTCAATGGTCATGACCTGATTACCCACCTCGAAATGGACTTCCATGGGTCCGAAGACGGCGCCAACGAGTTCGTTTCCAATAGCTATAACCCGCGTATCCGTCTGGCTTATGCACAATGGGCAGACTGGACTGTGGGCCAGGACGTGACCACCTTCACTGAGTTGGCCGCGCTGCCCGAGATTCTTAACCAGGGCAAGATGGCTGCCTTTATTTATACTCGTCAACCGCTGCTGCGCTATGGCATGGATATCCCCGGCGGTCGTCTGTCCGCTGCCATCGAAAACCCCGAGGACGGTGGCAACGACCAGGCTTATCCGGACGTAGTGCTTCGCTATCAGCACAAGAACGATTACGGCGTGTTCTCCCTCTCAGGTATGGCGCGTACTCTGGAGAAAGACTCCGTTGATGACCGTTCTCTGCAAGGGGCTGTATCGCTCGCAGCGCGTATACCGACCGTCGGCAAGGACAATCTGCGTCTGCAGTACAGCTATGGTGCCCTTGGTCGCTACGCTGGGCTGAGAACCTTTGCTGATGTGTTAAATACCGACACCACCGTAGGTGGCGTCATTACAGAAGACGGCGAACTGACTACTGCTGTTTCCTACGGAGCAACGGTTGCTTATCAAAGACACTGGACACCCAAGTGGCGTTCGAACCTGAGTCTATCGCAGTTGGAAATGGTAACTGACACAGATGCGGCAGAATTGGGTCGTTATTTTGACCGTTCCACCTCAGCTCATCTAAACCTGCTTTATCAAGCCACTAACAACATTACCCTTGGTCTGGAATACGCCTATTGGGACTTTGGCATAATCAGTGATTCTGGCTCCAACCAATATGAGCAGCTCATGGCATCGGCTAAGTTCAATTACTGA
- a CDS encoding mechanosensitive ion channel family protein has product MDDVIIQLEELQDAWLPLVVQYGSQVLLALVTLLIGWWIIGRVTAGIQAMMEKRKIDRTLHGFVGALVGIGLKVLLVISVAGMIGIETTSFIAMIGAAGLAVGLALQGSLANFAGGMLIIILRPFRAGEFIEAQGVMGTVDSIQIFHTVLKTADNKTIIIPNGSLSNGNIVNYSRQPTRRVDLNMGIGYNDDVKKARKILLDLAAADERVHKDPAAAVWLVSLGESSVNLSLRMWTNNADYWGVFWDIQELAKEHFEREGITIPFPQRTLHVMTPAAAPTGAAD; this is encoded by the coding sequence ATGGATGATGTAATTATTCAGCTCGAAGAGCTTCAGGACGCCTGGCTACCGCTGGTCGTGCAATACGGCAGCCAGGTTTTGCTCGCGCTGGTAACCCTGCTGATTGGCTGGTGGATTATCGGTCGGGTGACTGCCGGTATTCAGGCGATGATGGAAAAACGGAAGATCGACCGGACGCTACACGGCTTCGTCGGTGCGCTGGTCGGTATCGGTTTGAAGGTACTGTTGGTCATCAGCGTAGCCGGGATGATAGGTATCGAAACAACATCCTTCATTGCGATGATCGGTGCGGCGGGTCTGGCAGTGGGGCTGGCGTTGCAGGGGAGTCTGGCTAACTTTGCCGGCGGCATGCTGATTATTATCCTGAGACCCTTCCGAGCAGGTGAGTTCATCGAAGCCCAGGGCGTCATGGGCACCGTGGACAGCATTCAGATTTTCCACACCGTACTCAAAACGGCTGACAACAAGACGATCATCATACCGAACGGCAGTCTTTCCAACGGTAATATCGTCAACTATTCCCGTCAGCCGACGCGCCGGGTCGATCTGAATATGGGCATTGGTTATAACGACGACGTGAAAAAAGCCAGGAAGATCCTGCTGGATTTGGCCGCTGCTGACGAACGTGTTCACAAGGACCCTGCGGCAGCGGTCTGGCTGGTTTCTCTGGGCGAAAGTTCGGTGAATCTGTCGCTGCGTATGTGGACGAACAATGCCGATTACTGGGGTGTGTTCTGGGACATCCAGGAGCTTGCCAAGGAACATTTCGAACGTGAAGGCATCACTATTCCATTCCCTCAGCGGACTTTGCACGTCATGACGCCTGCTGCAGCGCCTACAGGCGCAGCAGACTGA
- a CDS encoding TRAP transporter small permease subunit — protein sequence MRAITAFMNGVTKLNDVIGRMVAYLVVPIFAFLILEVFLRYMFNSPTVWTNELTQMLFGAYAVLSGGYLLAHRGHVNVDLFHSQLKPRARAVVDILGSIIFFIFILALLYFGYEMAHESVSSWETSYSAWNPPIWPIKVAIPVGATLLLLQGIVKLLQDIAIALNLDYYKPEEGETGDEL from the coding sequence ATGCGTGCAATCACTGCATTCATGAATGGCGTTACCAAACTGAATGATGTAATCGGCCGAATGGTTGCCTATCTGGTGGTGCCGATCTTTGCGTTTCTGATTCTCGAAGTTTTTTTGCGCTACATGTTCAATTCGCCCACCGTGTGGACCAATGAACTGACGCAGATGCTGTTCGGCGCCTACGCCGTGCTGTCTGGCGGCTATCTCCTGGCACACCGCGGCCACGTGAATGTCGATCTGTTTCATTCACAGCTCAAGCCCCGAGCACGGGCCGTTGTAGACATTCTCGGCTCAATCATCTTTTTCATCTTCATTCTGGCGCTACTGTATTTCGGCTACGAAATGGCGCACGAATCCGTCAGCAGCTGGGAAACATCCTATTCCGCCTGGAACCCGCCTATCTGGCCGATCAAGGTAGCCATTCCGGTCGGAGCCACGCTGCTGTTGCTACAAGGCATCGTCAAGCTGTTGCAGGACATCGCTATCGCACTGAACCTGGATTATTACAAGCCTGAGGAAGGCGAAACAGGAGATGAGTTGTGA
- a CDS encoding cob(I)yrinic acid a,c-diamide adenosyltransferase, which yields MGFRLSKLYTRTGDAGKTGLADGRRVEKDHPRIEAIGCVDELNSQLGLLLADLGTERLVELRDTLAPIQHRLFDLGGELAVPGCNIIDAADVTRLEELIDGFNETLDPLTNFILPGGSRAIAQAHQTRSVCRRAERRNITLAAEETINEQALIYLNRLSDLLFVVARIIGKLETTPEVLWEPKPKPE from the coding sequence ATGGGCTTTCGCCTGAGCAAACTCTATACACGAACCGGCGACGCCGGAAAAACCGGACTGGCAGATGGCCGTCGCGTGGAAAAGGATCACCCACGGATCGAGGCGATCGGCTGCGTTGATGAACTGAACAGCCAACTGGGATTGTTACTGGCAGACCTGGGAACCGAAAGACTGGTCGAGCTGCGCGACACGCTTGCACCCATCCAGCATCGTTTGTTTGATCTCGGAGGAGAGCTCGCCGTGCCCGGCTGCAATATCATTGACGCAGCCGACGTCACACGGCTTGAGGAGCTGATCGACGGATTCAACGAAACGCTCGACCCTCTGACCAACTTCATTCTGCCCGGCGGCTCCCGCGCTATAGCCCAGGCACACCAGACTCGCAGTGTCTGTCGCCGGGCCGAACGACGCAATATCACCCTGGCGGCAGAAGAAACCATCAATGAGCAGGCGCTGATCTACCTCAACCGCCTTTCAGATCTGTTGTTCGTGGTCGCCAGGATCATCGGCAAGCTTGAAACCACACCGGAAGTACTCTGGGAACCAAAGCCGAAGCCCGAGTAA
- a CDS encoding YajQ family cyclic di-GMP-binding protein, with protein MPSFDVVSELDKHEVTNAIDNAMKELDRRYDLRGKGDFEFREKDLTVTITADAEFQLEQMLEILKMNLTKRKIDIKCMEIKPHFASGKQVKQDVVLREGIDKEMAKKIVALVKESKIKVQAAIQGEQVRITGKKRDDLQQTMAMLKGTSLDLPLQFNNFRD; from the coding sequence ATGCCATCTTTTGATGTCGTGTCCGAATTGGACAAGCATGAGGTCACCAATGCTATAGACAACGCCATGAAAGAGCTTGACCGCCGCTACGACCTGCGTGGCAAAGGGGATTTCGAGTTCCGCGAAAAGGATCTGACGGTTACCATCACCGCCGACGCAGAGTTCCAGTTGGAACAAATGCTCGAGATCCTCAAAATGAACCTCACCAAGCGCAAGATCGATATCAAGTGCATGGAAATCAAACCGCACTTTGCCTCAGGCAAGCAGGTCAAGCAGGACGTTGTACTGCGAGAGGGTATCGATAAGGAAATGGCGAAAAAGATTGTCGCGTTGGTGAAAGAATCGAAAATCAAGGTTCAGGCTGCCATCCAGGGCGAACAAGTGCGCATCACCGGTAAGAAACGAGATGACCTCCAGCAAACCATGGCTATGCTCAAGGGCACCTCGCTGGACCTCCCGCTGCAGTTCAATAACTTTCGCGATTGA
- a CDS encoding DUF481 domain-containing protein: MVSIADTVWLDNGDRLTGKIELLDRGRLVIRTEFAGEVTVKVGRIRTMETTTPMLVKTEDHAEQALAIKSSDTEGNVLVFNGLPEPVDMPLADISQLMEPQPFIQDWLLEGNADLSFDMKDASQEEEDLALRFNTRARHGDWRHDLAANFERDYRDDIRSRHLLQTEYDLSWFFGEQWFWQTSLDYERDHIGDIARRIQIGAGPGYEWWNTSLSRFETSARLDHLRLKERSGEENEFQALGLEYDFRKFMFGKRVELFHNTETQIPDDRDVKYIVDTELGIRYMVNSWASLSLLTEWDYIESDNVEQALNEKRYRVGFGVSW, from the coding sequence ATGGTTTCAATCGCTGACACTGTCTGGCTGGATAACGGTGATCGTTTGACCGGAAAGATCGAGCTGCTGGACCGTGGGCGTCTCGTTATTAGAACCGAATTTGCAGGTGAGGTAACCGTCAAGGTCGGTCGCATTCGCACGATGGAAACCACAACGCCAATGCTGGTCAAGACCGAGGATCACGCCGAGCAGGCGCTGGCGATCAAAAGCTCCGATACTGAAGGAAACGTGTTGGTCTTCAACGGTCTGCCGGAACCGGTCGACATGCCATTGGCTGATATCAGCCAACTCATGGAGCCGCAGCCGTTCATTCAGGACTGGCTGCTTGAGGGCAACGCGGATCTTTCCTTCGATATGAAAGATGCCTCGCAGGAAGAGGAAGACCTGGCGCTGCGCTTCAATACCCGGGCGCGACATGGCGACTGGCGTCACGATCTAGCCGCTAACTTCGAGCGTGACTATCGGGATGATATCCGGAGTCGTCACCTGCTGCAGACCGAATATGATCTGAGCTGGTTCTTCGGCGAACAATGGTTCTGGCAGACCAGTCTCGATTACGAGCGCGACCATATCGGAGATATTGCCCGGCGGATACAGATTGGTGCCGGTCCCGGTTATGAGTGGTGGAATACGTCGCTTTCACGCTTCGAAACCTCGGCTCGCCTTGACCATCTGCGCCTGAAGGAGCGCAGCGGGGAGGAGAATGAGTTTCAGGCACTGGGCCTTGAATACGATTTCCGCAAATTCATGTTCGGCAAGCGGGTGGAGCTATTCCACAATACCGAAACCCAAATCCCGGACGATAGAGACGTTAAATACATTGTCGATACCGAGCTGGGCATCCGTTACATGGTGAACAGCTGGGCCTCGCTGAGCTTACTCACTGAATGGGATTACATCGAGAGTGATAACGTCGAGCAGGCATTGAACGAAAAGCGCTACAGGGTGGGATTTGGCGTTAGCTGGTAG